Proteins from one Ranitomeya variabilis isolate aRanVar5 chromosome 1, aRanVar5.hap1, whole genome shotgun sequence genomic window:
- the LOC143763771 gene encoding perilipin-2-like, whose protein sequence is MAEAVQQQQNVVVRLINLPLVSSTYDLVSSAYVTTKDHHPYLKSVCDIAEKSVRSITSVAITGARPILQKLEPQISVANNMACVGLDKIEEKLPILHQPPGKVVANASEAAVGARDAVIHSITGVVDKTKGAVQDGVEMTRAVVHGSINTVLGSSVVKTLSNHVDSALTRSESLMEHYLPPTHEELAKETMTTEGFEVSQDEPGYYVRLGSLSTKVRKRSYQQALTRIKDAKCRSQKAIAQLQSTVSLLDYARKNLNDASLKIHDAQENMFNKWVEWTRGTGEDAGVDTEGAEKIESHILTIARNLTQHLQNTSLSLVSSVRCLPQNIQTKVHSVGAMGADVYQNFHSTSSFREMSASLLTATKDKFTRIKASMDDMLTYIINNTTLNWLVGGFYPQLSSSQHEEQEANVGDSIKEE, encoded by the exons ATGGCTGAGGCGGTGCAGCAGCAACAG AATGTGGTGGTAAGGCTGATAAACCTCCCACTGGTGAGCTCTACATATGACCTGGTGTCCTCTGCCTACGTGACCACTAAAGACCACCATCCCTACCTGAAGTCTGTATGTGACATTGCAGAGAAAAGTGTGAGGAGTATCACGTCTGTGGCCATCACCGGAGCCAGGCCAATCCTGCAGAAACTAGAGCCTCAAA TTTCTGTGGCAAACAATATGGCCTGTGTTGGACTGGACAAGATTGAGGAGAAGTTGCCTATTCTGCATCAGCCTCCTGGAAAG GTTGTGGCTAATGCCTCAGAAGCCGCTGTTGGTGCCAGAGATGCTGTAATCCATAGTATCACAGGAGTAGTGGATAAAACAAAGGGAGCTGTGCAGGATGGTGTGGAGATGACGAGGGCTGTTGTACATGGCAGCATTAACACTGTCCTGGGAAGCAGTGTTGTGAAGACCCTAAGCAACCATGTGGATTCTGCACTAACAAGGTCTGAATCTCTAATGGAACACTACCTGCCACCAACACATGAGGAGTTGG CTAAGGAAACAATGACGACAGAAGGCTTTGAGGTGTCCCAAGATGAGCCTGGTTACTACGTGCGCCTGGGGTCCCTCTCTACTAAGGTCCGCAAGCGTTCTTATCAACAGGCTTTGACCAGGATCAAGGATGCAAAATGCAGGAGTCAAAAGGCCATTGCTCAGCTCCAGAGCACTGTCAGCCTG CTTGATTATGCAAGAAAAAACCTGAATGATGCAAGTCTGAAGATCCATGATGCCCAGGAGAACATGTTCAACAAATGGGTGGAGTGGACAAGAGGCACAGGAGAAGATGCTGGTGTGGACACTGAGGGTGCAGAG AAAATTGAATCCCACATACTGACTATTGCCCGAAATCTCACTCAGCACCTGCAGAATACAAGTTTGTCTCTGGTCTCCAGTGTTCGATGTCTTCCACAGAATATTCAGACCAAGGTTCATAGTGTTGGTGCCATGGGTGCAGATGTCTACCAAAACTTCCACTCTACCTCTTCCTTCAGAGAAATGTCTGCTAGCCTTTTAACCGCCACAAAGGACAAGTTCACAAGAATAAAGGCTAGTATGGATGATATGCTGACCTACATCATAAACAACACTACACTAAATTGGCTGGTTGGTGGATTTTACCCTCAACTGTCTAGTAGCCAACATGAGGAGCAAGAAGCCAATGTGGGGGATTCCATTAAAGAGGAGTAA